Proteins from one Streptomyces sp. NBC_00289 genomic window:
- a CDS encoding exopolysaccharide biosynthesis polyprenyl glycosylphosphotransferase translates to MTAESTVPSPGGRDLGFSPVSVMPVRGPEAGFRFPAHRPRTLPASPFPLLVADFAAALLGALACAGAQIRPVLVASLVAASILLRPRAPRPVAGVLDELPAVSGRIAFLWLSLAAAVAAYAPDRALTASALLLGFGLHAVASCAGRGAAHWRRRTELIARPRTALVVGPAASAQRVAAAVLRHPRCGIRPVGIVTEQPAGGEGLPVLMTGEEVERALIQNGVRDVLTVHPSVRSRQGPLLRALAESGCAVWEIDADSPSYEMRDQIAGFACRRLELGSRRRGSAGKRVLDVAVSGTLLLLAGPLLLVCAVVLRLTGGQGVVFRQERIGLDGKPFTLLKFRTHRPVDEHEAATRWSVANEHHMPWFCRFLRRTSVDELLQLWNVFRGDMSLVGPRPERPYFVAKFSQTYPGYAARHRMQTGITGLAQVHGLRGDTSIEDRARFDNAYIDNWSLWQDVCILLRTAAALLRPTGS, encoded by the coding sequence GTGACTGCGGAAAGCACCGTTCCCTCGCCCGGTGGGCGGGACCTCGGATTCTCGCCCGTCTCGGTCATGCCGGTCCGCGGTCCCGAGGCCGGCTTCCGGTTCCCCGCCCACCGCCCCCGGACCCTCCCCGCCTCCCCCTTCCCCCTGCTCGTCGCGGACTTCGCCGCCGCCCTGCTGGGCGCCCTGGCGTGCGCCGGGGCCCAGATCCGTCCCGTCCTGGTGGCGTCCCTGGTGGCCGCCTCGATACTGCTGCGCCCGCGAGCGCCCCGGCCGGTGGCCGGCGTACTGGACGAACTGCCCGCCGTCAGCGGCCGGATCGCGTTCCTCTGGCTCTCCCTCGCGGCCGCGGTCGCCGCGTACGCACCCGACCGGGCACTGACCGCCTCCGCTCTGCTCCTGGGTTTCGGACTGCACGCGGTCGCGAGCTGCGCGGGCCGCGGCGCCGCGCACTGGCGGCGACGCACGGAGCTGATCGCCCGCCCGCGCACCGCGCTCGTCGTCGGCCCGGCGGCGAGTGCGCAGCGCGTGGCGGCGGCCGTGCTGCGGCATCCCCGGTGCGGGATCCGGCCGGTCGGCATCGTGACCGAGCAGCCGGCCGGCGGCGAGGGACTGCCCGTCCTGATGACGGGTGAGGAGGTCGAGCGGGCGCTCATCCAGAACGGCGTACGGGACGTGCTGACCGTGCATCCGTCCGTACGGTCGAGGCAGGGGCCGCTGCTGCGGGCGCTCGCCGAGTCGGGCTGCGCGGTCTGGGAGATCGACGCGGACTCGCCGTCGTACGAGATGCGGGACCAGATCGCCGGGTTCGCCTGCCGACGGCTGGAGCTGGGATCGCGGCGGCGCGGCAGCGCCGGCAAGCGGGTGCTGGACGTGGCGGTGTCGGGGACGCTGCTCCTGCTGGCCGGCCCGCTGCTGCTGGTGTGCGCGGTGGTGCTGCGGCTGACCGGCGGCCAGGGCGTGGTGTTCCGGCAGGAGCGCATCGGCCTGGACGGCAAGCCGTTCACGCTGCTGAAGTTCCGCACCCACCGCCCGGTCGACGAGCACGAGGCGGCGACCCGCTGGAGTGTGGCGAACGAGCACCACATGCCGTGGTTCTGCCGCTTCCTGCGCCGCACCTCGGTGGACGAGCTGCTCCAGCTGTGGAACGTCTTCCGGGGCGACATGAGCCTGGTCGGGCCGCGGCCCGAACGCCCCTACTTCGTCGCGAAGTTCAGCCAGACCTACCCCGGCTACGCCGCCCGGCACCGGATGCAGACCGGGATCACCGGCCTCGCCCAGGTGCACGGCCTGCGCGGCGACACCTCCATCGAGGACCGGGCCCGGTTCGACAACGCGTACATCGACAACTGGTCGCTGTGGCAGGACGTGTGCATCCTGCTGCGCACCGCGGCCGCGCTCCTGCGCCCGACGGGGAGCTGA
- a CDS encoding glycosyltransferase produces the protein MHQSATDPRPRVLHVIQPVDGGAARVVTDLTRAQVAAGLRVTVACPDSPLTAALRALGADVRQWEAARSPGPALAGEVRRLARVVEAVRPDLVHAHSAKAGLAGRIAVRGRIPTVFQPHAWSFEAVGGITEALALRWERYAARWASRVVCVSEAERRTGLRAGIGGRWSVVPNGIDPERFHPAAVDTVRAGIGQLAGVDVAAPLVVCVGRLCRQKGQDVLLRAWDTVLRRVPNARLVLVGDGPEHARLRSCAPESVLFAGAVTDAAAWYQAADLVVLPSRWEGMALAPLEAMSCGRPVVVSDVDGARESLPPALASRCLVPPDDPAALAGAVAELLLDPLLRESLGHQGRRHVLSTHDVRHAAQAVAGVYRELLDGGPADAGPRAPGANRGTGRVVPTEYRESIHS, from the coding sequence ATGCACCAGTCAGCAACCGACCCTCGGCCGCGGGTCCTGCACGTCATCCAGCCCGTGGACGGCGGGGCCGCCCGGGTCGTGACGGACCTGACGCGGGCCCAGGTCGCCGCCGGCCTGCGCGTCACGGTCGCCTGCCCGGACAGCCCGCTCACCGCCGCGCTCCGCGCGCTCGGCGCCGACGTACGCCAGTGGGAGGCGGCACGTTCACCGGGCCCGGCACTCGCCGGCGAGGTACGGCGGCTCGCTCGCGTGGTCGAGGCCGTTCGACCCGACCTGGTGCACGCGCACAGCGCGAAGGCCGGTCTGGCCGGGCGGATCGCCGTACGGGGACGGATTCCGACCGTGTTCCAGCCGCACGCCTGGTCGTTCGAGGCGGTCGGAGGGATCACCGAGGCGCTCGCTCTGCGCTGGGAGCGGTATGCGGCCCGGTGGGCCTCGCGGGTGGTGTGCGTGAGCGAGGCGGAGCGCCGGACCGGGCTGCGGGCCGGTATCGGCGGGCGGTGGAGCGTGGTCCCCAACGGGATCGACCCCGAGCGGTTCCACCCGGCCGCCGTGGACACCGTACGGGCCGGGATCGGGCAGCTCGCCGGGGTCGATGTCGCCGCGCCGCTGGTGGTGTGCGTGGGACGGCTGTGCCGGCAGAAGGGGCAGGACGTCCTGTTGCGGGCGTGGGACACCGTCCTCCGGCGCGTGCCGAACGCCCGTCTGGTGCTGGTCGGTGACGGACCGGAGCACGCCCGACTGCGCTCCTGCGCACCGGAGTCGGTGCTGTTCGCGGGGGCCGTCACCGACGCCGCGGCCTGGTACCAGGCCGCGGACCTGGTCGTGCTGCCCTCGCGCTGGGAGGGCATGGCGCTCGCCCCGCTGGAGGCGATGTCCTGCGGGCGGCCCGTGGTGGTGTCGGACGTGGACGGAGCCCGGGAAAGCCTGCCGCCCGCCCTCGCGTCGCGCTGCCTGGTGCCTCCGGACGACCCCGCGGCGCTGGCCGGGGCCGTCGCGGAACTGCTGCTCGACCCGCTGCTGCGCGAGTCGCTCGGCCACCAGGGACGCCGCCATGTCCTGTCCACGCACGACGTGCGGCACGCGGCCCAAGCGGTGGCGGGCGTGTACCGCGAGCTGCTCGACGGTGGGCCCGCCGACGCGGGCCCTCGCGCCCCCGGGGCGAACCGAGGAACAGGGCGTGTCGTGCCCACCGAGTACAGGGAGTCCATCCACTCGTGA
- the chpG gene encoding chaplin ChpG: protein MSRIAKGLVLSSVAAAAVAGTAGIAAADSDAHGAAVHSPGVLSGNVVQVPVHVPVNVCGNTVNVIGLLNPAFGNECVND from the coding sequence ATGTCGCGTATCGCGAAGGGCCTGGTCCTGTCCTCCGTTGCGGCCGCCGCCGTTGCGGGCACCGCCGGCATCGCCGCCGCCGACAGCGACGCGCACGGCGCTGCTGTCCACTCCCCGGGCGTGCTGTCGGGCAACGTCGTCCAGGTTCCGGTCCACGTCCCGGTCAACGTCTGCGGCAACACCGTCAACGTGATCGGCCTGCTGAACCCCGCCTTCGGCAACGAGTGCGTGAACGACTGA
- a CDS encoding DUF5949 family protein: MTSTPNRTRPSSAADLGTLVVMAWSGEGPDGDMPYLLAYSLGDAADGPEASSAAVEALLETNNLPVGGDLVDGNARPSLPVSLLVESGQAVLTMPGFNATCTPPPEWLEAVAERGYAYFVFTTRPWPEAQPGKPVEPEALAAFAGADETLNAAAHIVLPARRLRS; encoded by the coding sequence GTGACCTCAACCCCCAACCGAACCCGCCCCTCCTCCGCCGCGGATCTGGGCACGCTCGTCGTGATGGCCTGGAGTGGCGAAGGCCCCGACGGCGACATGCCCTACCTTCTCGCCTACTCCCTCGGGGACGCCGCGGACGGCCCGGAGGCCTCCTCGGCCGCCGTCGAAGCACTGCTGGAGACCAACAACCTGCCCGTCGGCGGGGACCTCGTCGACGGCAACGCCAGGCCGAGCCTGCCGGTCAGTCTGCTGGTCGAGTCCGGCCAGGCCGTCCTCACCATGCCGGGCTTCAACGCCACCTGCACCCCTCCGCCGGAGTGGCTCGAGGCCGTCGCCGAACGCGGCTACGCCTACTTCGTGTTCACCACGCGCCCCTGGCCCGAGGCGCAGCCCGGCAAGCCCGTCGAGCCGGAGGCACTGGCCGCCTTCGCCGGCGCCGACGAGACGCTCAACGCCGCGGCGCACATCGTCCTGCCCGCCCGCCGCCTGCGCTCCTGA
- a CDS encoding vitamin K epoxide reductase family protein — protein sequence MDAPAERARAAGGSTAFALLLLITGAAGLLASWVITVDKFKLLEDPAFTPGCSLNPVVSCGSVMKSEQASVFGFPNPMLGLVAYGMVICVGMSLLAGARFPRWYWLLLDAGCLFGVGFVSWLQFESLYRINALCLWCCLAWVATIFMFWYVTSFAVRQEFLPAPAWSRAFFTEFTWVVPTLHIGIVGMLVLTRWWDFWTS from the coding sequence ATGGACGCCCCCGCGGAGCGGGCGAGGGCCGCGGGCGGCAGTACCGCCTTCGCCCTGCTGCTGTTGATCACGGGGGCGGCCGGGCTGTTGGCTTCCTGGGTCATCACGGTCGACAAGTTCAAGCTGCTGGAGGACCCTGCGTTCACCCCCGGATGCAGCCTGAACCCGGTGGTGTCCTGCGGCAGCGTCATGAAGAGCGAGCAGGCGTCGGTCTTCGGCTTCCCCAATCCGATGCTGGGCCTGGTCGCCTACGGGATGGTGATCTGCGTCGGCATGAGCCTGCTGGCCGGCGCCCGCTTCCCCCGCTGGTACTGGCTGCTCCTCGACGCCGGCTGTCTGTTCGGGGTCGGGTTCGTCTCCTGGCTGCAGTTCGAGTCGCTGTACCGGATCAACGCCCTCTGCCTGTGGTGCTGTCTCGCCTGGGTCGCCACGATTTTCATGTTCTGGTACGTGACGTCCTTCGCCGTACGACAGGAGTTCCTGCCCGCGCCGGCCTGGTCGCGGGCGTTCTTCACCGAGTTCACCTGGGTCGTGCCGACCCTCCACATCGGGATCGTCGGGATGCTGGTCCTGACCCGATGGTGGGATTTCTGGACGAGCTGA
- a CDS encoding tyrosinase cofactor: MVVSVSAGVSAGVGAVPVDTEPGDTGRGRPAHLSGTRRDALRGLVGSAVAVALAPVLASSRPPGLVEPPADLAFDETHLGRRIQGLRTAAGRTGGGRWQVTVDGRPLHLMRRADGTWLSMVDHYRSYPTALEATRAAVDELGPGQRLRAPGGAGAGSATDLTGGGQHHMGGHHGVHP, from the coding sequence ATGGTCGTCAGCGTCAGTGCCGGCGTCAGTGCCGGAGTCGGCGCGGTACCGGTGGACACGGAGCCCGGCGACACGGGGCGGGGAAGACCCGCGCACCTGAGCGGGACGCGGAGGGACGCGCTGCGCGGGCTGGTCGGCTCGGCCGTCGCCGTGGCGCTCGCCCCGGTCCTCGCGTCCTCCCGGCCTCCGGGCCTGGTCGAACCTCCCGCGGACCTCGCGTTCGACGAGACCCACCTCGGCCGCCGCATCCAGGGCCTCCGGACCGCCGCGGGCCGCACCGGCGGCGGCCGCTGGCAGGTCACGGTCGACGGGCGGCCCCTGCATCTGATGCGCCGCGCCGACGGCACCTGGCTGAGCATGGTCGACCACTACCGGTCGTACCCGACGGCGCTCGAGGCGACCCGCGCGGCGGTCGACGAACTGGGTCCGGGACAGCGGCTGCGCGCCCCGGGAGGCGCGGGCGCGGGGTCCGCCACGGACCTGACCGGTGGGGGACAGCACCACATGGGGGGACATCATGGCGTACACCCGTAA
- a CDS encoding tyrosinase family protein encodes MAYTRKDVSTLTRAERRRFVKAMLEVKRRGEYDEFVRMHIDHYVSDGEDGLRTAHMAPSFFPWHRQFLLDLERALRRVDASVTLPYWDWTKDRTATSGPWTADLLGGNGRRSDHRVTTGPFAYAGGNWTLKEGVTDGKFLTRDLGRARDPIALPTKGELESALRESVYDSAPWDSTSAKGFRNRLEGWGTGRGSVAWRNHNRVHRWVGGVMVGGASVNDPVFWLHHAFVDLQWSRWQQRHRGARYQPARPPGPRSEQHKRIVARHEKLPPWDVTPDQLEDVGRIYRYA; translated from the coding sequence ATGGCGTACACCCGTAAGGACGTGAGCACGCTGACGCGCGCCGAGCGGCGGCGGTTCGTGAAGGCGATGCTGGAGGTCAAACGGCGGGGCGAGTACGACGAGTTCGTGCGCATGCACATCGACCACTACGTCTCGGACGGCGAGGACGGACTGCGTACGGCCCACATGGCGCCGTCGTTCTTCCCCTGGCACCGTCAATTCCTGCTGGACCTGGAACGTGCGCTGCGCCGGGTGGACGCGTCGGTGACCCTGCCCTACTGGGACTGGACGAAGGACCGCACGGCGACGTCCGGGCCCTGGACCGCGGATCTCCTCGGCGGCAACGGGCGGCGCTCGGACCACCGGGTGACGACGGGGCCGTTCGCCTACGCGGGGGGCAACTGGACGCTCAAGGAGGGTGTCACCGACGGCAAGTTCCTCACCCGGGACCTCGGACGCGCCCGCGACCCGATCGCGCTGCCGACCAAGGGGGAGCTGGAGTCCGCCCTGCGGGAGTCGGTCTACGACTCCGCGCCCTGGGACTCGACGTCCGCCAAGGGGTTCCGCAACAGGCTGGAGGGGTGGGGGACCGGCCGGGGCAGCGTCGCCTGGCGCAACCACAACCGTGTACACCGCTGGGTCGGCGGGGTCATGGTCGGCGGCGCGTCCGTCAACGACCCGGTGTTCTGGCTGCACCACGCCTTCGTCGACCTGCAGTGGTCGCGCTGGCAGCAGCGGCACCGCGGCGCCCGCTACCAGCCCGCGCGGCCGCCCGGCCCGCGCAGCGAGCAGCACAAGCGGATCGTCGCGCGGCACGAGAAGCTGCCCCCGTGGGACGTGACGCCGGACCAGCTGGAGGACGTCGGCAGGATCTACCGGTACGCGTGA
- a CDS encoding chaplin, with protein MSRIAKAAGVALGTGAVVLSGAGLAMADAGAQGEAVGSPGVLSGNVVQVPVHIPVNVCGNTVSVIGLLNPAFGNHCSNDGHGKKTDDGKHGKHSDDGKHGKGHGKAGYGG; from the coding sequence ATGTCTCGCATCGCGAAGGCAGCCGGAGTCGCCCTCGGTACGGGTGCCGTGGTGCTCAGCGGCGCCGGCCTGGCCATGGCGGACGCGGGTGCCCAGGGCGAGGCCGTCGGCTCGCCCGGCGTCCTGTCGGGCAACGTCGTCCAGGTCCCGGTCCACATCCCGGTCAACGTGTGCGGAAACACGGTCAGCGTGATCGGCCTGCTCAACCCGGCCTTCGGCAACCACTGCAGCAACGACGGCCACGGCAAGAAGACCGACGACGGCAAGCACGGCAAGCACAGCGACGACGGCAAGCACGGCAAGGGCCACGGCAAGGCCGGCTACGGCGGCTGA